Part of the Puniceicoccus vermicola genome, GAGTCGCCAGAACTATTACAAAAGACGTATGGAGCGTCGAGGCAAGGAGATGGAGACCGAGGCCGTGGTGGACTGGGTCAATCGTGAACGTGCGGTGCAACCGCAGTTAGGAGGCTTAAAACTGCACCATCGGATGAAAGAACAAGAGGTTCCTTTCCAACTGGGCCGCGACCGGTTCTTTGACCTGTTGAGGGAGAAAGACTTACTGGTCAAGCCGGAGCCGAGCACACCGCGCACAACTCAGTGGAAAGAGTATCTTCCCGTATTCCCCAATATCGTGGCTGAACGTCCGGCCGAGGCTCCGGAGGAAGTGTGGCTTTGCGATCTAACATACATCGCAACCGACGAAGGCTTCCAGTATCTTTTTTTGATCAGCGACCAGTTCTCGCGAAAAATCGTTGGTTATCATCTCAGCGATACGATGGAGACAACGGACGCCCTTGAGGCGCTGCGTAAGGCTTGTGGCAGCCTGACTCCGGGCAAAAAACCACGGCACCACTCCGATAGAGGATGCCAATACTGCAGCCATAAGTATGTCAACGAACTGCACAACCGCGGTATCTCGGTGAGTATGACCGAAGTGAATCATTGCTACGAAAACTCACAGGCCGAACGGCTCAACGGCATACTTAAGCAGGAATACGGACTCGGGAGAAAACTCCCGTCAAAAGCGATGGCAGCAAAGATGGTAGAGCACGCTATCGAGTGCTTCAATAC contains:
- a CDS encoding IS3 family transposase; the encoded protein is SRQNYYKRRMERRGKEMETEAVVDWVNRERAVQPQLGGLKLHHRMKEQEVPFQLGRDRFFDLLREKDLLVKPEPSTPRTTQWKEYLPVFPNIVAERPAEAPEEVWLCDLTYIATDEGFQYLFLISDQFSRKIVGYHLSDTMETTDALEALRKACGSLTPGKKPRHHSDRGCQYCSHKYVNELHNRGISVSMTEVNHCYENSQAERLNGILKQEYGLGRKLPSKAMAAKMVEHAIECFNTIRPHRALEMNYPERVHRRAAPMGANVSLN